ttattgatttttttactgCTATGTTTATAGTAGGCGGATGGACCGAATTATTGTCGTAGATATAATTGGAGActatcaaaatgaaaaagaaactaaggaTACAATGTTGTCAAGAAATTTAAAcagataaacaaatttttttggttgaaaTTCACTTACACGTGTCCGAGATGTAAATCGTGGGAAAGTGTAGGTCCTGAttggaatggaaaaagaatgaagagtgATCAGCGAATAAATACGCATGCATTCTAAAAACCATATGTATATAACTTATGGGACAGTAACAAGAAAACAGTACCCACATACCTATAAATATCTTGAACAGAATTAACCGCTTGAATAGGTAAACGAAGCAATAATAACCATGGGCGGAACGACCAATCAATAGTGTTCATACTAATCGATCGAGCGAATGCAGCAAGAAAACTTGGATTATTTCGATTATGCTAAATTTTGTACCTTAAAACACATAAGAACTTACTGTTGAACGACCGTGTCGTCCCTGTTCACACGTCCAATTAGCTGAATAAAATCACCCATATGATTATGTTCATGTAATTCACGTGCTGCCGtgggaaaaatctgaaaaaaggtggattttgttactgtgaaaaaaaaactgcacaaagGGAGAAATTttgtacgaaaaaaatcgCGGGAAAAAATATGTGGGAAAGTGCCCGGGGACAACAGTTAGGGTAGTGGATATGCACGTCTTCGCGCCCGTACACTGTCCAAAAAATCCGGAATCCGGTCgaatgcataaaaatttctgaacCTCCTCGAAACCTTCTGGCATACTTTGAGCCGTGGGAAATGGATCGTAATGTAGAACACCATCAAGCACAACTACACCGACAACCGTAGCATTTGAACGCCATAAATACGGTAGCAGTACTTCTTCGACGAAAGCATGGCTACCGGCGAgaacatgaaataaaattgatttaAGTATTAGCGATCAGGTCCTAACTCCATTCAAACTAAGCATgaattgaagattttctttagaagattttaaaaaatccttcataaattaaagggaaaaaattttctttccaccTTTTTCTTAAGAGCTTtctctgtttaaaaaaactaaagattgATATGATCTTTAttagattgatttttttaaagaattcgCTTATTCGTAGATCACAATGGGCTGAAAACGGGTAAGGCATATAGTAGGATCGACATATCGATTTCTATAAATAGACCATAGCGATCAGACGGGATGtattgatttaaaggcatcattccacgaatctgaggtggtacggatttctcgtggagtattcgtatacggcatagtagattatggggaggaggtgattccgtccatttcttgctaattcccgtaaaaaacggctaggaagatacggctccgggcgttctggcgtactattttccaaaacaagttcgattggagcgcgccagccttgcgcacgcgccgcctcttctgggccgtttttttttacggcaattagaaagaaatggacggattcacccctctctccataatctacgatcccgtatacggatactccacctgaaatccgtaccacctcagattcgtggggtgatgtctttaatcaTTTTTGGTTCCTGAGCAGATGAATTTATCGAAATGTTAGTCAAATGAGGATCATACCAACCTCACGTTCACTCGCAAACACAGATTTAAGGCtataaaatatttcacatCGTACAGGTACGATAATTTCTTACAAATAACTACTACTttaagatgaaaataaaatgattttcattttttttgattaattcAATCAAATAAGATGAGTGGcctcaaacaaaaaataataatgttcgAAAATATAAtgcataaaataatatttactgCGTGAGAACCCAATATCCTGTGTGTAAATCGTGCCAGCCAATCAAACGCGGCCAAATGTCACGCCCCTTCTACACGTGCAACTGGAATTTCTGTGGAAATATATTCAAACCTGTTGTTTCATATCGAAAAATGCGTAAATTATTgtgttatttcttttgtaCAATCGATCCAATCCAGTCATCACTCGTGCTGTCTCCAACACAGCCGCAACACCGGAACCGTTGTCGTCGATCCCTAAAAATCGATATATCGACTTGACGTTCTCATTTCTCATCACTTCTTTTTGTCCTTATCACATCGTACCTGGGCTATCCTCTTCGGTATCATAATTTGCACATATCACTAGTATTCGGTCATTCTCTGTATCGTAATGCGGACCACGTTGAATTGCAAGGATATTGACTCCGAGGTCGTCCTATGATGTGATTATTGATTAAATTCCTCTGCATCTCTATGCTAGCtcagaatcaaaaaatcacaaattcaCTTACCCCTTCATCCGG
This window of the Necator americanus strain Aroian chromosome III, whole genome shotgun sequence genome carries:
- a CDS encoding hypothetical protein (NECATOR_CHRIII.G9369.T1), with the protein product MPEGFEEIFPTAARELHEHNHMGDFIQLIGRVNRDDTVVQHFLAAFARSISMNTIDWSFRPWLLLLRLPIQAVNSVQDIYRMHAYLFADHSSFFFHSNQDLHFPTIYISDTLNRRGIRQYCTYCDGLYMLTEQNLRFLTIIVDSVIRTVIQLSDSDAKDIVDELYFHQIANHISA
- a CDS encoding hypothetical protein (NECATOR_CHRIII.G9370.T1); translated protein: MLFRSILLLVISNGVHAQIADIDRLEHDLSRFLSLPRYNSSEKSRARMGIRQALSSVGLQTTSHAFIPDEGDDLGVNILAIQRGPHYDTENDRILVICANYDTEEDSPGIDDNGSGVAAVLETARVMTGLDRLYKRNNTIIYAFFDMKQQV